The Planctomycetota bacterium genomic interval GGCGACAGGCGCGCCGCCCGCCAGGCCGGATAGATCGCCCCGCCCACGCCGAGAAGCACCGCCACCGCGAAAGCCTGCGCGAAAAGAAGGGGCGTGTAAAGCGTATCCAGGCCGCGCGGCGCCCAGAGGATGAGAAGCTCCGCCCCGAGCACGCCCGCCCCCA includes:
- a CDS encoding ABC transporter permease translates to GAGVLGAELLILWAPRGLDTLYTPLLFAQAFAVAVLLGVGGAIYPAWRAARLSPTEALKYE